The Papilio machaon chromosome 15, ilPapMach1.1, whole genome shotgun sequence region TTTGACCAGCTTTAGCGCACGAGGATGACCAGTTACGGTGAAGGTAGCTGGTGGATTTGCTAAAGAGACTTTAGTTAGGGGAACTTCTATTGGAGGTAGAAGTAGTACCCTAGTGCAAGTTCTGTGAGTACCCCATTCGGCGCATAATTCGATTTCTGTTGATTCAGTTATTGATGATGATGGTATTATAGAACAGCCCAATTGACctgtaaaaaaatgaacttaagtctttggaaaaaaatgtaacctaatttttttttttttttttttagttaatagaGCATCTTTCcagtaatttaatatgatattaataGTACctctgtaataattatttttaagagcgtcggtggctcaggggttaagcacttgacttgcaatctgcaggtcctgggttcgaatcccgccatgtaccaatgtgtttttcgattttcgatttacatatgtacatttatccgacgttcttacggtgaaggaaaacatcgtgatgcaacctgcacatatctgagaagaaattcaatgatatgtgtgaagtcaaccaacccgcactgggccagcgtggttgactatggcctagtcacccctaaaattggggtaggctccgagcccctcggtggggacgtatagtgagctgatgatgatgatgatgaataattatttttatatactacaGATGAAGAGGAAAAATCTCCGAAACTACagaaccgatttaaaaaaatctttcactgtTGAGGTGAAACATagcctatatttattttacgcgGTCAActactaatattgtataaaaatattccaatcTTACCATTGTCTATATCAAGTATAGGTTGTGCTGTATGCGGTGCTTTAGTACGACAAATATAAGGTAATTCCACTTCAATCCCCTGCAATGCATACTTCTGTTCTTCCGAACACAATAACGGTCCCGATGTAAGTCCGCTAGCTTCGAATGACAGCGGCACCATTGAATACGGCCATTCTCCATGTAAAAACTCCAActggcatttaaaaaaaacattctcaaaaaaaaatgcactaaaaagaaacataaaaaaacaatctcaaacaaaatgcactaaaaagaaacataaaaaaacaatctcacaaaatgcactaaaaagtaacaaaataatgtcatgaaaaccctctaaactctaaagaaagttctcttctttcttgtaacatgtctatattgtataattattgttatttcgcagtcggtgtcggccgaagtaaataggtgacattttatatttgagatgtattagacatagttacgtttatgtccctacttaagCCTACGTAaacgctgaaagcaaaaaagtCCCTAACTTTCGCAACGCATTTTGAAACTAaactcaaaatctactagccttctagttatttaaaaaaaataatcaaaaatatgggacccatctgcaagcactacttttcgattaaaatatttattatacaatatttattaagcgCTCCATTGACTCACAGACGTTCATTAGTCATTTAAATATCCACTAAGTGCAGATTTCTCATAATAAATCTACATCAAAGAACTTCCCCAAGTCcttagtgaaaataaaaagccTTTGAGTAGTATAAAAGAAACGAAAATGTTTAGAAAGAACGAACCTTGTTTAAAGGCACTTGGTGCAGCGTGACAGCGGCGGGCGGACGGTCTAGACGCAGAGCGTGTTTGGCCGCCGTGTCCTTCATTAGCACGGCGAGCGTGACACCCGCCCCCGCGTGCAGCGTGACACCAGCCGGTGCACGCCATCCCACGCCCTCCAGACACACCGCCCAGCTGCcacttactaataaaaaaatacaatattttagttactttcatagtacatatttatacaagtCCATTGATGacgtgattttattttagtaacttTGACCCTCACCCCCTCCACCTCTGGTGATAGTTGTAAAGTGATGGTAAGGTTAGGTTAGCTACCCCCCTCCACCTATAACTAATAtcacgtttatttttttagtaaaaactaatattgaagtgttcaatatttatcaatatactAGCTGACGTCTgtgacaccgtccgcgcggaattaaaaacttattaagtagcctgtgtATTCTTAGACTATGAGCCGTTCTgaatataccttcaaacaaacatccatccattcatctaaatattcgcatttaaaatataagtaagatagaCGACATATTTTAGCCTACCTTCCTCCTTATGatttttcttgattttttttcgaaacCAATCCCCCTTTTTCGACCTTCACATGATTAATGGACTATCTCTTTTCACATTATATAAGTCACAATCGTATACGACTTAGACAATGAGgttcttatgtaaaatatttgatgcaTATGTTGACTTaataattcaacaaaaaaaaatatttagaacacTTTAGAGATTTACAGTTCCTTTAGTGTTGTTTTTGCCAAGttactaaatttcattatggatattaaaaataagtaaatcaattgctaaaaataaaaaagctaaatTACCAATGATTCTATTCCCATGTGCTTCAGATCCGATGACAAGAACTTCATCAGTGACAGTGTGTCCGCCAGCAGTCGCCTGGAAGCTTGCGAAGGTGCCGGAGGTGTCCAGTCCAGTGAACACAATCTCATTTCCGAGACCACTGAAACAAATAACTACAAAGAtcgtactatttttttttatttaccctcatattacaacaaaaaggGTAATTCGACAAGTATGTCAAAGCTAAAAGCTCTAAATCTTGTTAATTGTAAGTTGAATGAAACTATTTTAAGCTGCTatgatcaattttaaaaatgtcaagaTTACATTGCATTCCAGTgtatgtttacattattccagtagCAACCCAGCACTGGATTCGATCGCTGGACTGGAATGGTGTAAACTgagtgtaaattaaattcttacccGGTGGTGGTTCGCCTGACGTGTGCTGGTACAGGCGCAGTAACGGATACGTTAGCCTCGTGCGCTATAAGTTCCCGCCCTACGGAGTTTCTCAGAACTAATCTAAGAGCTTCATCGTCCACGTCGCCAGATGGCTCTGCGGTGCAGtagtgtggtgttgccactTCTACGTGAATTatctacaattaaaattagtaatttttgttaatatacgcgttttacatgaaaaaatttaaaatattcgtaattgatcttaaagatatactttattattaactcgtaaattaaattaaattaattaaaagttgtattaaaaaattaataaacactaCAGACTATACCAAAATGACATTTTGTAGCAGAACAAAATTGAATGACACATCATACTTCAAAAACAAGGATATTTATGCCGGTGAGAGGCGTTGCTATCGCGATTAGTTCTACCAGAAAATCAGTAAAATCTACATGGGCATAGACAAtaggataaaattaaaaaatacatgacaGCTACAGTTCGTAAGggatcttgtgacacttttttgacattgacaggaggGCGTTAGgtagctgtcataatttagtttgacttatgcccaacGGATCAGATATCTTTATCGGTCACCAGCGAAAAACCTTTaccatatttcaaataaaccaAATATAAACTCACCGTTtctctataaatattattcctATCATCTTTATGTTGAGCTGCAATCACTCCATGACCAGGCCTCAATCCTTTGACATCTCCGTTAGGGCTCAGTTCAAACACACCTTCACCGTAAGAGGTCCAGCCACACCTCGGTATTGACCTTAGACGTACAGACGAACCTACAGCTAGAGCCAAACGTTTGCCAGTAGATAATTCAGCATTTGTACTATCCATTGATATACGTATGTCAGATATTCCAAGAATCTCTATCGTACTGTCCCACGATCGAGTTTCAGCgacctaaaataatttaatattattaaatactggtcaaataattattttgaaatggttaagttttgtaattttacctGTCCCATGTTCCGTACTCTAACATCAATAGTTATAACGCCTGGTTTCAATGGAACAACGCGCACTGACAAGCCTTCAGCTATTGATCGTtctaataaatctaaaaataaaaaaaatcatcaaaatcgAAGGACCAGAAGAAAGAGAGAGAGCGGGGAGAAAGGGGGACAGGAAgagtaacaaacaaaaaaaaatacagatgaATTGATAACTTTTTTCCTTTTGGATATCGGTTAAGAGTAATCTAAAAGAATAGAAGTGCTAAAAACATGCAAAACTGATCTTTGTCTAAAATAGCACCTACTATAGGACTTATAATTGCTAGAAGTCGCAGATGACAAATAGTTTAGTGAAAAAGGGGTTTAAATACTTATCGCATACCATCAATATGTCCAGTATACAATCTGGCAGTAGTCGGGTCTCGTAATGTCCATGTGACGCGCGGCGGAGGCTGCACAGCTGCAAGCGAGGCCGGAGCCAGACCCGCAGCCTGCACCCACACCGGCCCCGGAGACCCCACCAGCAGGCTTTGTGTCGCAGCTACCACGCGTAGACCAGAAATCGGCACcacctgtttttttttatattacaatgtggcaaacgagcaagcggccacatgaattcgccgaaatggcgaagcgaccgctgcccatggaCATTCGTAATTgtagatacgttgcctaccctcaagagcctaccccaaaaagagaatatttaaccttcctatgaatctcctccttcatcaaatccaccttccCATCctatccttataagaaaagggtgggaaggaaaagaggaccaaaattaggcctccggtaccacactcatcagactgtacttggaattacttccacttgacgcctgtcttctgtgtggtcgtggtatttcacaggGTGAGCCGACCCatttgtgcaacagatgttgttgttgctggcgtctaccactgtctGTCTCactatatcatcatcagctcactttaCGTCCCTACTGAGGAACTCGGAGCCTATTCCAaattaggagtgactaggtcatagtcaaccacgctggcccagtgcgggttgacttcacacatatcattgaatttcttctcagatatgtgcagcatcacgatgttttccttcaccgtaagaacatcggataaatgtacatatgttaatcgaaaaacatattacatattcgaatccaggacctgcagattgcaagtgtttaacccttgagccaccgatgctcttTAACCACCCACTTTGACCCACTtgtatatataacattaaatcttaatgtcacatatacaaaaaaacatacaatacTTATGTTTCCTATCTgtctaaaaatatacaattatacgAATATATTAtctacagtcgaacctggataagagTCATTTTTCAGTCCCGACTGACGATTTCCATGAGCGAGGAACTcaggttagagagaaacctgtACAAGCTAGAAAAATATTGCGGTTTCTTGGACTAATGATTAtctaggttcgactgtattaaaTAGTACTTTAGTCATATTGTcgtaaataacatatatatgatgttataaataaaaaaaaatattaaatgtacctCAATTTCAGCTTCTGCACTTGCCATTTCAACATTAGTTATATCGGTAGCGACCAGCTTAACATGAGCTGTGCCCATCGCGAGTCCATGCACTAGACCACTTGGAGATACCTGAAAAGGTGAAACAATCGACcaaattatatactagctgtagcctaCGACTTCATTtgagtggaattaaaaaaaaacattaataatgaaaaaataaattacaaataggaATTCTCACAGACTAGAAGTAGgttactactactactagtaaacatatcattttttttgtctttctaTCTGTCTGTTTGTCTGCAAGACTGGACTGTAACAGGAAGGTAGTTGATACACGGGGGCATTTAataggcaattttttttctatatgaaACTCACATCTAGTTTGTCAGTGTGTGAGGCGAGGTGGTAATGCAGGTCAGCGAGGTGTGGTGGTGGACCACCTGCATGTCGCAGCTGCAGTCGTGCACCAGGTGGTACACGGGCGCTGCTCGGCACCACACGCAGCGTGGGGAACACCACCACCTACATAAATAACACATTAATTAGCACCACTCTGTCTTTAAATTGGTCCTTCTTTTCtgattaaaaaaggaaaatggaTTAAACGGAGAAACGCAGAGAAAGGGAATATCCCACtttccctcctccgtcgattaaaggtagccAATACATTTGCAATTACGGAAGTCTATAAGCAACGTctgcttcgctatttcagcgaatcaaGGTGGTTGCTTGTCATCTAGATTCgccaaaaaaaactaaagatcTTTTTAAGTTACCAGAACTTTGAAAGcgttgttattatattaagcTAAAAAAACTACGGCATTGGTTAAAATAGTTGATTGCTATAAGCTATAAGCAAACACCAAATACTATCGATTATTACGACTACACTTCTTTCGATAATCCTTATAATCTGTTAtaccttattaataaataaggtaAACTAGCTAACCTAAACCTTATTTCTCATTAATAATTGGATCATTTGACAACAAACCTCCAATTCAGGACTCCAGACACCAGCTATTGACGCGCGAATTCGTCCTGAGCCTTCCTGCAGCCCGCACAGCTTGCCATCTTTAACCCTCACAGCGCCGGAGACGCGCCAATCAGCGGGCCGCGAACTGTCCACATATCTCTGAGACACGCCCCTCGCCACCGCACTCACAGGTACACACCCCCCCACACACACCGCACGGGACGTCACCACCTCCACACTTATCACCTCCTCTATGTTCACCTGTCACAACATATATAATATCATTTGCTATATActacaaaaagataaaaaaaaatcgtatgtaaaatgtatgactcaataaatacatacttattattactacgtcatataaaaacagttaaatattccagtaaaactaatatttaaaacaataaactagCAATCAACCTAATCTTTGCAAGggtaaacagaaaaaaaattgctttggTTACTATGTGATGCTTGAcatcaaatacaatttataaataagtcaaagttttttttatttacatattattaaatggAAATCCATATAAATACCTCAATGAGTTGTTTCTCGCCTAAAACACAGAGATCAGTGACCAGAAGATCGTAAGTACCGGGCGCGGGGGCGGAGGCTGTTAAGGTCCCGCCCTCAACGTTAGCGACCACGCCCTTCGGAGCCTGCACCGCGTATTTCCCACTGCCTCCGCTGACAGTAGCTATACTTGACACAGATTCACCTTCCCAAGCAATATTTgtctaaaaagaaataaaatatttttttttcaagatatagactactagcttttacccgcgacttcgtccgcgcggagtaaaaaaaatgcacacaagataaaaaaagttcctatgtccgtctcctagttctacctgcccatcaattttcagctaaatcagttcgaccgatcttgagttataaatagtgtaactaacacgactctcttttatatatagactagcttttacccgcgactccgtccgcgcggtaaaaaatagaaaacgggataaaaattatcctatgtccgtttcctggttctaagctacctgcccaccaattttcagtcaaatcgattcagtcgttcttgagttataaatagtgtaactaacacgactttcttttatatatatagattaagaaTATCACGCAGTACTCAGAAActaagatttaataaatgatacaAACCTTAATAGGATCACATTTCAAAGGTGCTACAACTCTAGCTTGTATAGAAGCGGTTGCTTCAGGAATGCTGGCTTTGATTGAACCTGTCCATCCTATAGCTTGATCTTCGGCTACCACCAACtggagaaaaaaataacgattttttttaacaaaagcaCAGATTTATGacgcaaaattattaaaattaagttaatttcttacctgataatattttaaaggtacTGTCACTGGTGCATACTCAGGATCAGTTTCTACGAACAATCTATCAGCTGCCGTGAACTCTATTCCCGCACGATTAGGTTGCAATTCCCATGACACCCTCGGACCGTTTTCATCTAACAACTCTCTGCCGATTGCATCCATTAATGTCACCTTCACTGTCACTTCTTGTCCTGGACGTAGCCAtagtctaaaaaaattaacatatctATGGTTAATATTGAAGGAAATCTTCAAATTACTCTAAATACTGCATTTATTGTTTGTACATTTAACCACACTTATCGTTAAGTTGGTGCTACATATGGTAAAAACCGTTTTAATCGACATCGAGCAAGACATATCGGTTACAACGACCaacaatactaaaaatataaactattttttttatattaccaggtggcaaacgagcaagcggccacatgaattcgctgaaatggcgAAGTGACCACTACCTATAGTCATTCGCAGTTACAGATGccttgcctaccctcaatcgacagaggagacgcacaaaaagagaatatttaaccttcctatgtatctcctcctccatcaaatccacctccccttctcatcctttccttataagaaaaagggtggggagggaaagaggactaaaattaggcctccggtaccacactcgtcagacgaaacgcggaattagtTCCACTtcactattttataaacattaatattaattactacaaAACATAGTCAGTCCCTTATATTTCTGTCATAACATTCTTAACTGTACTATTTGACTATAATTTAAggaatatatacataataataaaattggaacgtctgtatgtaacattagtaaaaaatgtcatatttcgtacacatgacATATTCCTACATATTTGAGATGTTAATAacgaaaaaacattttttaaaatttctctgtctgtctgtctgaaatatttttttatttttatttagagatAACCAAGTCGCGTGCGACCGCTAGTTTAATATACGTACTTTGGTCCTCCGGTACAGTTGCCGGGGCTGGGCGGGGGCTCCAGACGCAGACGCGACACATGCGGAGCACAAGCCACCTCCAGCTCCACTGACTCTCGCTCTGTGTCTGTCTGAGATGATATCTCCAGTCTAGTGTCTCCTTTCTGCAACATTACACAATATTACGATGGTATTCCAGTTTAATCGATGAGTAATTCAAATCTCATCTCTTTGTGATAGTCATAGAAAAATCTGGCAATATTTATATCACTTCAAACTTACCCTACGACATCTTAACGTAAAGACCTCCAGTTCCGGATACTTGTGGGGTGAGGGTCCATCTCTGTATACCAACTCTGCAACACGGGGATCGCTTGATGACGGAACTAAAGATTCCCCTTCTGCTAACacctataaaacaaaacatatttataagctAATTTAACAGGGGAGGGGATTACTAGAAAAATATCTCTCAGCTTCCATTAAAGGTACAATTACTTCATACCAAGTGAAGCTCTTATTGCATTGTCATCTTCAATAAAGAAAAGACATAAAATCTCGTTCAAATTCcgactagatggcgttatctTCGTGTTTACGTAGCTAGCGCCCTCTACCCGACAATAATTTACCGGTGCGGTAGCAGATAGTAACGCAGCAGCGTGTTGTGGCCAGCGCAGACGCGGTGCGGCTCGCACTGCTATACGCGCGCTATCCCCCGCACGACCGCGTGACACACGCACCAACGACACGCCGCGTCCCGTCCACACGCCCTGCAGCACGCAGCATGCGCCATCTACACAATTACACCATTCAATAAAGATATTTCACCTACTATAGGTGCAATGACTAAAAGAAATCCACGAGACCgagaaagagagagagaaatAAAGAGAGtgcacacacacatacacatcAGATATTTAACTACTTTTTGCCAGCAACTTCATCAGCGgggttaaaaagaaacttatttaaaaaaaaatttacatctacgccaaatttcatcgaaatacatgcagccgttctggagatacagtctaacatccatccatacatacatattcgcatttacaatattagtaaggttacAGTAATGgcagaaacataaaaaataaagcatcTTACCGACTGGCTGCACCCAAGTAGCAGCTGTTACATTATGAGGCTCGGGGCCCTCCAGTAATGTCGTTGCAAATGACGCGCAATTACATCTGCAGATATCAAGTGTTAACACAACGGCTTAATACAATTAGATTAATATAGTCATATTGAGTATAGACAGACAGGGATGTCTGTCCTTGTGGAcataagtaaaactaaaatgttagcccactagcgccctcctttTATTCCATTATCTAAGTCCATGTAGATTTtgcatattttctgacagaaccaACCGATAGCAGCGCGTCTCCCACCAATCTAAAcatccttgtttgactatatttACTTGGACATAGACATTACAAGTAACATAAACTCAAACTATATCTGAATCGGTGAGAGGCGCTACTATCGCGGTTGGTTCTTTCAGATtacatataaaacctacttaaacataaaaaatgacataaaataaaaaattatatcaaatatatagTACAAAgaggatcttgtgacatttttgacgttgacTGAGAGGCGCTAATGAGCAGTCATAATACAGTTTGACTTATAACCACCGGTTCAGATATTGTTGGTCTTTACATATAGTAAATTACAAGCAAATGACATACATTAattgatttgattgaaaatcgAGTTAACATTGTctacaacattatttttattgcatcaGCACGGCATAAAAATTACTCActgtattaaatttcaaaacaattttatataatctatatctcataagacatttaaacaattaaaaattaccaaattaaaaattgaataacttacacatgaaaattatacaattccCCAGTATTGGGATGTGTTGCTGTGAGGGCGATGTGCAGATGATGAGGACGAGACACACGCGCCTGACCAGAGCTGGACACCTGCAGCAGCTCCGGTGCAGCGGACCACACCCTACACATGCAGATAgttgcattaaaatataaaacttaaaaaaattattacatgatATGAATAACCTCCGAATCAATCATCTTTTGCCTTAACCCACACACGTGGGatacaaggttttataacctTCAATGATTtagcttaatttttaatggcCGCCTGATTGTTGACAACCCTATTTGCgaggtttattttaaaattaaacataataaatcattcaaaattacttctaaaaatagaccaaaaataaaaatagtatacaaCTTCAAGTTCTATTCTTGATAGTTGTCCTGTATTGAtctttcaaaacattatttacatcAATAGATGAGATTGATTCAAAATGgctatattatattatcaagtgttagacatttatttttccattcaatttaaattccaCATCTTAGACATAGAGTATAAATAATCTCCAAATGACTGCCTTAATaacagaaaagaaaaaaacaaaaagaaatacctttaatataaaacttcaaattcaaaaatttacttaaaaataataaattaaaaaaaattctagaaataattcatttctaataatacttatttctACCTACCTAATAAGTAAGCACATGATAACAGTTAAAcacataagaaaataaattaccttCCGTTAGCTTTAATATGAGGATACTTCTTCAAATAAACTTTGACATCCAAATAACCAAATCCATGTACGCTAACAATTCCTGTTGGTGCCACTGATAACGAATTCTGATTCTGTAATGATGTCTCACTCTCTGCCCACACCACTTCCTCATCACCTCCGCCACGATACTTCAACTGTATATctctacaaataaaaaacatagaatATACGAAACTTATTCTCATCCCAGTCATTccttttcagaaaaaaaaagatagcaTCAATACTTACTGAATATTTTCAGTCCAAGCAATAAAAAGTTCAGGTGGTACAATTTCCAATGGTTCTATAGCTGTTCCGGTAACTTGACCTTCAACCTAAAGCACATAGCGTAAAGAAATGttgccataaaaaaaaacaaatttataaattaaaaaaaaacaatgtttttgattAAGAGGATtagtagtaattttatatcctatataaaaaacatacatacctTAGTCATAATAGTCCTTCCGGCAATAGAATAAAGCTTCGCAGTAATCGTAAATTGTCCTGCATTCCTAGCCATAGCATCTGTTATTGTTCCATTATCCGTAGACTTGATCAAATCAATGTTAGCCTCTCCTTCCACTGACAAACGTATCAATATCTCATCGCCAGCCATTAAAGGGCGACCTTCACCATCAAATATGACACAGTGCACTGTAAATATGTCACCATAGACAACCAAATTAGCCGGTCTTAAAGTGACACGAATACTATGAGGTTCTGAAACTGTTAATGTCGCTCTAGCAACTTCTGTCATTCCAGACATTAGGATGACACTAGTTGTACCAATCTTTGTGCCTCGAACTAAGCTGATAGCATCTTCCAGTTTTGCTACAACATTATCTGGCACACTTAAACTGTACAGAGTATCTCCAATATTTTGTACTGTAAGTCGACCTGCTCTCATTCTAAGCaccctgaaaaaaaaaaaaggtaaaatttttTAACTGTGACATTAGTTTTTAAACTGCATTAACTttgtattcttaaaaatattttttttttcaaaagactacttacttatataataaatatgaattatagatggatggatggatgtttaatGGTATCTACATAACGGCTaaatggatcttgatgtaatttggcacagatgtagaacacaatGTGGAAGaatgggcgacagctagtaaaaaatataaataaaaatccagTGTTTTACTATACCAATTTACTTTTACACTTACTTGTATCGTAATGTGTCTTGAGGTGCAATAACAGCTGTAACCGGGTTCAACACAACACTGGCAACAACTTTCAAGTTGAACCCTGTGCAAATATTGTCAAGACACACTGTTACCCGGCATTCGCCCATAGCTTGTCCATACAAAAGCACTGCATGT contains the following coding sequences:
- the LOC106710222 gene encoding nuclear pore membrane glycoprotein 210, which produces MELLHKVVVLSLVIFANTVISDCAKINSPRVLLPWFENLYVNFTFEIIEGGCYKWSLSRDDIIDLEPLYDDTWGHCSRAARVSVSKTCVSPGSVIILAEEVNTGEILRGDVDIDKINSLNITSTTWKLFLEEAPEAFEVVAFDDQGNTFSSLEGVTFNWNIENLGNNYGEEPVVTLVRWRDTDYEAPPGTAELEAKGLRSHAVLLYGQAMGECRVTVCLDNICTGFNLKVVASVVLNPVTAVIAPQDTLRYKVLRMRAGRLTVQNIGDTLYSLSVPDNVVAKLEDAISLVRGTKIGTTSVILMSGMTEVARATLTVSEPHSIRVTLRPANLVVYGDIFTVHCVIFDGEGRPLMAGDEILIRLSVEGEANIDLIKSTDNGTITDAMARNAGQFTITAKLYSIAGRTIMTKVEGQVTGTAIEPLEIVPPELFIAWTENIQDIQLKYRGGGDEEVVWAESETSLQNQNSLSVAPTGIVSVHGFGYLDVKVYLKKYPHIKANGRVWSAAPELLQVSSSGQARVSRPHHLHIALTATHPNTGELYNFHVCNCASFATTLLEGPEPHNVTAATWVQPVDGACCVLQGVWTGRGVSLVRVSRGRAGDSARIAVRAAPRLRWPQHAAALLSATAPVLAEGESLVPSSSDPRVAELVYRDGPSPHKYPELEVFTLRCRRKGDTRLEISSQTDTERESVELEVACAPHVSRLRLEPPPSPGNCTGGPKLWLRPGQEVTVKVTLMDAIGRELLDENGPRVSWELQPNRAGIEFTAADRLFVETDPEYAPVTVPLKYYQLVVAEDQAIGWTGSIKASIPEATASIQARVVAPLKCDPIKTNIAWEGESVSSIATVSGGSGKYAVQAPKGVVANVEGGTLTASAPAPGTYDLLVTDLCVLGEKQLIEVNIEEVISVEVVTSRAVCVGGCVPVSAVARGVSQRYVDSSRPADWRVSGAVRVKDGKLCGLQEGSGRIRASIAGVWSPELEVVVFPTLRVVPSSARVPPGARLQLRHAGGPPPHLADLHYHLASHTDKLDVSPSGLVHGLAMGTAHVKLVATDITNVEMASAEAEIEVVPISGLRVVAATQSLLVGSPGPVWVQAAGLAPASLAAVQPPPRVTWTLRDPTTARLYTGHIDDLLERSIAEGLSVRVVPLKPGVITIDVRVRNMGQVAETRSWDSTIEILGISDIRISMDSTNAELSTGKRLALAVGSSVRLRSIPRCGWTSYGEGVFELSPNGDVKGLRPGHGVIAAQHKDDRNNIYRETIIHVEVATPHYCTAEPSGDVDDEALRLVLRNSVGRELIAHEANVSVTAPVPAHVRRTTTGGLGNEIVFTGLDTSGTFASFQATAGGHTVTDEVLVIGSEAHGNRIIVSGSWAVCLEGVGWRAPAGVTLHAGAGVTLAVLMKDTAAKHALRLDRPPAAVTLHQVPLNKLEFLHGEWPYSMVPLSFEASGLTSGPLLCSEEQKYALQGIEVELPYICRTKAPHTAQPILDIDNGQLGCSIIPSSSITESTEIELCAEWGTHRTCTRVLLLPPIEVPLTKVSLANPPATFTVTGHPRALKLVKMTISPGLKIEMSSKDSEITVTVTSEKVTCGVGLVHVISKLTAQDITVEVERECDIACGTLLGAIFSLLKPYLPTLMTIVAMAAAYLYVQQRMQSKGKLRMPTPPMQTVLPPETPALRVRTWSRSPYSSNGHSVPAPVYGDASVLPDSSFSPNSSRLHSRLL